A part of Dermacentor variabilis isolate Ectoservices chromosome 10, ASM5094787v1, whole genome shotgun sequence genomic DNA contains:
- the LOC142560324 gene encoding uncharacterized protein LOC142560324, giving the protein MEATREWVGTVAGVVTLASFVGGLSLAWRVRRAGTSAGIAFTPVAAAAACCHSWLLYGRGADEPAVVWVNACGLPLVLVNVVVHRAYARDSGPGWVLLAALGALQLAAPMMSVVWMGRVASLYTVACNAAPASRIWTGPLPELAASALVVCGLWSTYGALGGDVPLCACNLLGALVAVAELTAAALNRRRRKQE; this is encoded by the coding sequence ATGGAGGCAACACGAGAGTGGGTCGGCACCGTCGCCGGCGTCGTGACTCTGGCCAGCTTCGTCGGCGGCCTGTCGCTCGCCTGGCGCGTCCGGCGAGCGGGCACCTCGGCGGGCATCGCGTTCACCCCTGTGGCCGCGGCCGCGGCCTGTTGCCACTCCTGGCTCCTCTACGGGCGCGGCGCGGACGAGCCCGCCGTGGTGTGGGTCAACGCTTGCGGCTTGCCCCTGGTGCTCGTCAACGTCGTCGTGCATCGCGCGTACGCGCGGGACAGTGGACCCGGTTGGGTGTTGCTCGCGGCGCTCGGCGCGCTGCAGTTGGCGGCGCCGATGATGAGCGTGGTGTGGATGGGCCGCGTCGCGTCCCTCTACACGGTGGCCTGCAACGCGGCGCCGGCCTCCCGAATCTGGACGGGCCCGCTGCCCGAGCTCGCCGCCTCGGCGCTGGTAGTGTGCGGGCTCTGGTCGACGTACGGGGCCCTTGGAGGAGACGTGCCGCTCTGCGCGTGCAACTTGCTCGGGGCCCTGGTGGCGGTGGCCGAGTTGACCGCGGCCGCTTTGAACAGGCGGAGGCGCAAGCAGGAATAG